A window from Gasterosteus aculeatus chromosome 14, fGasAcu3.hap1.1, whole genome shotgun sequence encodes these proteins:
- the olfm1b gene encoding olfactomedin 1b isoform X1, which translates to MSVPLLKIGVVLSTMAMITNWMSQTLPSLVGLNTTKLTAAQGGFPDRSIGVLPANPEESWQVYSSAQDSEGRCVCTVVAPQQSMCSRDARTKQLRQLLEKVQNMTQSIQVLDQRTQRDLQYVEKMEVQLRGLETKFRQVEENHKQNIAKQYKAIKAKMEELRPLIPVLEEYKADAKLVLQFKEEVQNLTSVLSELQEEMGAYDYEELHNRVSNLEERLRACMQKLACGKLTGISDPITIKTSGSRFGSWMTDPLAPEGDTRVWYMDGYHNNRFVREYRSMQDFMTSDNFTSHRLPHPWSGTGQVVYNGSIYFNKFQSHVIIKFDFRTSSISKSRQLDYAGFNNAYHYAWGGHSDIDLMVDEGGLWAVYATNQNAGNIVLSKLNPNTLQIVKSWTTNHPKRSAGESFMICGTLYVTNGYSGGTKVYYAYSTNSSTYEYIDIAFQNKYSHISMLDYNPRDRALYAWNNGHQVLYNVTLFHVIRSEEL; encoded by the exons ATGTCGGTTCCCTTGCTGAAGATCGGCGTCGTGCTCAGCACCATGGCGATGATCACCAACTGGATGTCGCAGACCCTCCCCTCTCTGGTCGGGCTTAATACCACCAAGCTCACGGCGGCGCAGGGAGGGTTCCCGGACCGGAGCATTGGA GTGTTGCCGGCGAACCCGGAGGAATCGTGGCAGGTGTACAGTTCGGCCCAGGATAGCGAGGGGCGGTGTGTCTGCACTGTGGTGGCGCCTCAGCAGTCCATGTGTTCACGGGACGCCCGCACCAAACAACTGAGGCAGCTGCTCGAGAAG GTCCAGAACATGACCCAGTCCATCCAGGTCCTGGACCAGCGAACCCAGAGGGACCTGCAGTatgtggagaagatggaggtccAGCTCCGTGGTCTGGAGACCAAGTTCAGGCAGGTGGAGGAGAACCACAAGCAGAATATTGCCAAGCAATACAAG GCCATAAAAGCGAAAATGGAGGAGCTTAGACCGTTGATACCAGTGTTGGAGGAGTACAAAGCCGATGCCAAATTGGTATTGCAGTTTAAGGAGGAGGTCCAGAATCTGACGTCAGTTCTAAGCGAACTTCAGGAGGAGATGGGGGCCTATGACTACGAGGAGCTCCACAACAGAGTGTCAAATCTTGAGGAGAGACTGCGAGCATGCATGCAAAAATTAG CGTGCGGCAAGCTGACGGGCATCAGCGACCCCATCACCATCAAGACGTCTGGGTCCAGGTTCGGCTCCTGGATGACCGACCCGCTGGCACCCGAAGGAGACACGCGG GTCTGGTACATGGATGGTTACCACAACAACCGCTTCGTGCGGGAATACAGGTCGATGCAGGACTTCATGACGTCGGACAACTTCACGTCCCACCGGCTGCCCCACCCGTGGTCGGGGACGGGTCAGGTGGTCTACAACGGCTCCATCTACTTCAACAAGTTCCAGAGCCACGTCATCATCAAGTTCGACTTCCgcacctcctccatcagcaagTCCCGGCAGCTGGACTACGCCGGCTTCAACAACGCGTACCACTACGCCTGGGGAGGCCACTCCGACATCGACCTGATGGTGGACGAGGGGGGGCTGTGGGCCGTCTACGCCACCAACCAGAACGCCGGCAACATTGTCCTCAGCAAGCTGAACCCCAACACCCTGCAGATCGTCAAGAGCTGGACCACCAACCACCCGAAGAGGAGCGCCGGAGAGTCCTTCATGATCTGCGGCACGCTCTACGTCACCAACGGCTACTCGGGGGGCACCAAGGTGTACTACGCCTACTCCACCAACTCCTCCACCTACGAGTACATCGACATTGCCTTCCAGAATAAGTACTCGCATATCTCCATGCTGGACTACAACCCGCGCGACCGAGCCCTCTACGCCTGGAACAATGGCCACCAGGTTCTCTACAACGTCACCCTGTTCCACGTCATCCGCTCAGAGGAGCTGTAA
- the olfm1b gene encoding olfactomedin 1b isoform X2, producing the protein MQPASKLLSLVLLIFMGTELTQVLPANPEESWQVYSSAQDSEGRCVCTVVAPQQSMCSRDARTKQLRQLLEKVQNMTQSIQVLDQRTQRDLQYVEKMEVQLRGLETKFRQVEENHKQNIAKQYKAIKAKMEELRPLIPVLEEYKADAKLVLQFKEEVQNLTSVLSELQEEMGAYDYEELHNRVSNLEERLRACMQKLACGKLTGISDPITIKTSGSRFGSWMTDPLAPEGDTRVWYMDGYHNNRFVREYRSMQDFMTSDNFTSHRLPHPWSGTGQVVYNGSIYFNKFQSHVIIKFDFRTSSISKSRQLDYAGFNNAYHYAWGGHSDIDLMVDEGGLWAVYATNQNAGNIVLSKLNPNTLQIVKSWTTNHPKRSAGESFMICGTLYVTNGYSGGTKVYYAYSTNSSTYEYIDIAFQNKYSHISMLDYNPRDRALYAWNNGHQVLYNVTLFHVIRSEEL; encoded by the exons GTGTTGCCGGCGAACCCGGAGGAATCGTGGCAGGTGTACAGTTCGGCCCAGGATAGCGAGGGGCGGTGTGTCTGCACTGTGGTGGCGCCTCAGCAGTCCATGTGTTCACGGGACGCCCGCACCAAACAACTGAGGCAGCTGCTCGAGAAG GTCCAGAACATGACCCAGTCCATCCAGGTCCTGGACCAGCGAACCCAGAGGGACCTGCAGTatgtggagaagatggaggtccAGCTCCGTGGTCTGGAGACCAAGTTCAGGCAGGTGGAGGAGAACCACAAGCAGAATATTGCCAAGCAATACAAG GCCATAAAAGCGAAAATGGAGGAGCTTAGACCGTTGATACCAGTGTTGGAGGAGTACAAAGCCGATGCCAAATTGGTATTGCAGTTTAAGGAGGAGGTCCAGAATCTGACGTCAGTTCTAAGCGAACTTCAGGAGGAGATGGGGGCCTATGACTACGAGGAGCTCCACAACAGAGTGTCAAATCTTGAGGAGAGACTGCGAGCATGCATGCAAAAATTAG CGTGCGGCAAGCTGACGGGCATCAGCGACCCCATCACCATCAAGACGTCTGGGTCCAGGTTCGGCTCCTGGATGACCGACCCGCTGGCACCCGAAGGAGACACGCGG GTCTGGTACATGGATGGTTACCACAACAACCGCTTCGTGCGGGAATACAGGTCGATGCAGGACTTCATGACGTCGGACAACTTCACGTCCCACCGGCTGCCCCACCCGTGGTCGGGGACGGGTCAGGTGGTCTACAACGGCTCCATCTACTTCAACAAGTTCCAGAGCCACGTCATCATCAAGTTCGACTTCCgcacctcctccatcagcaagTCCCGGCAGCTGGACTACGCCGGCTTCAACAACGCGTACCACTACGCCTGGGGAGGCCACTCCGACATCGACCTGATGGTGGACGAGGGGGGGCTGTGGGCCGTCTACGCCACCAACCAGAACGCCGGCAACATTGTCCTCAGCAAGCTGAACCCCAACACCCTGCAGATCGTCAAGAGCTGGACCACCAACCACCCGAAGAGGAGCGCCGGAGAGTCCTTCATGATCTGCGGCACGCTCTACGTCACCAACGGCTACTCGGGGGGCACCAAGGTGTACTACGCCTACTCCACCAACTCCTCCACCTACGAGTACATCGACATTGCCTTCCAGAATAAGTACTCGCATATCTCCATGCTGGACTACAACCCGCGCGACCGAGCCCTCTACGCCTGGAACAATGGCCACCAGGTTCTCTACAACGTCACCCTGTTCCACGTCATCCGCTCAGAGGAGCTGTAA